From Hemitrygon akajei chromosome 19, sHemAka1.3, whole genome shotgun sequence, the proteins below share one genomic window:
- the rbm15b gene encoding putative RNA-binding protein 15B, producing the protein MKRQSERDASPGSAPASGLGSRSAKRLRERERERESRGGREECDGGRGGGNYHKASLSAKHPGQSRSRSRDRPAGGGGGAGEKSNSNSRREDRGDHHHHHHHHEPARPPSARTSSAQKSKGDGSRPTGLEYKTLVVSNLGSQLTDEAVEDGLFHEFKKFGEVSVNATQTPEGDRLAYVHFRQHENAKEARHAKGRLVLYDRPLKIEPVYPKRRSCTPPEVNYVPIHAGYQYRQRSLSPGACALREQRSRHANYSIEVVPLPRERERSLDYYGLYDERGRAYSYPVQEDDLMPEDDKRATRNLFIGNLDHNISEIDLRRAFEKYGIIEEVVIKRPARGQGGAYGFLKFQNLDMAHRAKVAMSGRVIGRNHVKIGYGKANPTTRLWVGGLGPLTSLAALAREFDRFGSIRTIDYVKGDSFAYIQYESLDASQAACAQMRGFPLGGPDRRLRVDFAKVEDTRYQQPYPQAPLSMHYEPLPDGYSRHRSLEREARARDRTPPLPLYHERDRNFSDGDWNSPAKSLDRRNNADGYNASVRSRSRDRWASERENDRGAAAVKPWEERRKRRSLSNDRARPAHSPYEERMRAKPQSSLEPSPDKRNRDTRTTDGVSDKEQTIATAQDDRRLPLEEKMPLDVHEPVQLKKKDSEHNHRTIEVDPETKANVEAPKVEPKKPANLLEFAQALSLAWNGVLVLKNSCFPTNMFTLEGDAAITLALLKDSATGAKVSQLKIAQRLRLDQPKLDEVTRRIKQGSPDGYAVLLAVQAPQGAEGGNGAVAVEPGLQQRLLRNLVSYLKQKQAAGVISLPIGGVKDKDNTGMLYAFPPCVFSQQFLQTAMRTLGKVEEEHLIVVILRDSV; encoded by the coding sequence ATGAAGAGACAGAGCGAGCGCGACGCGAGCCCCGGCTCGGCCCCAGCCAGCGGGCTCGGTAGCAGATCGGCCAAGCGACTCCGGGAGCGGGAACGAGAACGGGAGAGTCGGGGCGGGCGGGAGGAGTGCGATGGGGGCCGGGGAGGCGGTAATTACCACAAGGCCTCGCTCAGCGCCAAACACCCCGGCCAGAGTAGAAGTAGAAGCCGAGACAGGCcagcgggagggggaggaggagcggGAGAGAAATCCAATAGTAATAGCCGTAGGGAGGACAGGGGGGACCATCACCATCACCACCATCATCATGAGCCAGCCAGGCCGCCGTCTGCCAGGACCAGTTCAGCTCAGAAAAGTAAAGGTGACGGCAGTCGGCCCACTGGCCTGGAGTATAAGACCTTGGTAGTCAGCAATCTTGGGTCACAACTGACAGACGAGGCAGTGGAGGATGGCCTCTTCCACGAATTCAAGAAGTTTGGGGAAGTGAGTGTCAACGCCACTCAGACTCCCGAGGGGGACCGACTGGCATATGTGCACTTTCGCCAGCATGAGAACGCGAAGGAGGCAAGGCATGCTAAGGGGCGGCTGGTGCTTTATGACCGTCCTCTTAAAATCGAGCCCGTGTACCCCAAGAGGAGGAGCTGCACTCCACCGGAGGTGAACTATGTGCCCATACATGCTGGGTACCAGTATCGACAGCGCTCTTTGTCACCCGGAGCGTGTGCCCTCAGAGAGCAGAGGTCGAGACATGCCAATTATTCCATAGAGGTGGTACCGCTGCCAAGGGAGCGTGAGCGGTCATTAGATTATTATGGATTGTATGACGAGCGTGGGCGTGCCTACAGTTACCCAGTGCAGGAAGATGATTTGATGCCTGAGGATGACAAGCGAGCCACCAGGAATTTGTTCATTGGCAATTTGGACCACAACATCTCAGAAATTGACTTGAGGCGTGCTTTTGAGAAATATGGCATTATTGAAGAAGTAGTTATTAAGCGTCCAGCCAGGGGGCAAGGAGGCGCCTATGGATTCTTAAAATTTCAGAATTTGGATATGGCACACCGTGCCAAAGTGGCCATGTCAGGCCGTGTGATCGGCAGGAACCATGTTAAAATTGGATATGGCAAAGCCAACCCAACGACTCGTTTGTGGGTTGGTGGTTTGGGACCTCTGACTTCGCTGGCTGCCCTCGCCAGGGAGTTTGACCGCTTTGGCAGCATTCGCACAATTGACTACGTTAAAGGTGACAGTTTTGCTTACATACAGTACGAGAGTTTGGATGCTTCCCAGGCTGCCTGTGCCCAAATGCGGGGCTTTCCCCTGGGGGGACCCGATCGTCGATTGCGGGTCGATTTTGCCAAGGTGGAGGACACACGCTACCAGCAGCCTTACCCTCAGGCGCCACTGTCCATGCATTACGAGCCCCTGCCTGATGGGTACAGCCGCCATCGCAGCCTGGAGAGGGAGGCTCGTGCTCGTGACCGGACTCCACCCCTGCCCCTGTATCACGAGCGGGACAGGAACTTTTCTGATGGCGACTGGAACAGCCCAGCCAAGTCCCTGGACCGTCGCAACAATGCCGACGGTTACAATGCCTCCGTCCGCAGTCGCAGCAGAGATCGCTGGGCGAGTGAGCGGGAGAATGACCGTGGTGCCGCAGCTGTCAAGCCGTGGGAGGAGCGCCGGAAGCGCCGGAGTCTCTCCAATGATCGCGCCCGCCCTGCCCACTCGCCTTACGAGGAGCGGATGAGAGCCAAGCCCCAGAGCTCCTTGGAACCAAGTCCGGACAAGAGAAACAGAGACACTAGGACGACAGATGGGGTGTCTGACAAGGAGCAGACCATTGCTACTGCCCAAGATGACCGACGTCTGCCCCTCGAGGAAAAAATGCCCCTtgatgtccatgagccagtgcAGCTCAAAAAGAAAGACAGTGAGCACAATCACAGAACTATTGAGGTTGATCCTGAGACTAAAGCCAATGTTGAGGCTCCAAAAGTTGAGCCCAAGAAGCCAGCCAATTTGTTGGAGTTTGCTCAGGCGCTGTCGTTGGCCTGGAATGGTGTCCTTGTACTCAAAAACAGTTGCTTTCCTACAAATATGTTCACACTGGAGGGTGACGCTGCCATCACCCTTGCCCTCCTAAAGGACTCTGCAACAGGTGCCAAGGTATCCCAGCTGAAGATTGCGCAGCGCCTCCGCCTTGACCAGCCCAAGTTGGACGAAGTGACCCGTCGCATTAAGCAGGGCAGCCCTGATGGTTATGCTGTGCTGCTTGCTGTGCAAGCCCCTCAGGGGGCAGAGGGTGGTAATGGTGCCGTGGCGGTTGAACCAGGCCTCCAGCAGCGGCTCTTGCGGAATCTGGTGTCGTACTTGAAGCAGAAGCAGGCGGCTGGAGTGATCAGTTTGCCCATTGGTGGGGTGAAAGACAAGGACAATACAGGCATGCTGTACGCCTTCCCTCCCTGTGTTTTCTCCCAGCAGTTCCTACAGACAGCTATGAGGACTTTGGGGAAAGTGGAAGAAGAACATTTGATTGTGGTAATACTACGGGACTCAGTCTGA